In Cyclopterus lumpus isolate fCycLum1 chromosome 5, fCycLum1.pri, whole genome shotgun sequence, the genomic stretch GCAAATTCTGAGTGTGTCCCAGTTATAAATGATAAACGAGACATGTCTTTCTAAACTTTGATTGTTGCCCAATTTCAGGGGCTTGAAGATAATTCTACCCATCTAATTGttagagaaagtgtgtgtttgtgcctctgCAGTGTGTCTCACCTCTGTGCCTCTGAGGCCACTTTGAAGTTGTTGTAGGTAGCATGGCGTTTCTGCTGGTGCCAGTCCTCCAGCTCAATGCGAAGTTGGTGTTGGCCAGTGGAGGTGAGGGCGTGCAGCGCTGTGTTCCCCAGCCAGTGCTCTCCCTGAGGACTGCCAAAGCCCTCGCGGTATTCCTGCCATGTCCTGTTGAAGTCCAGTGAGCCATCCCGACGATTCTGGATCACCGTCCACCCACCACCCGTTGTCTCCATGTCGCATTTAGCCTGAGCCGAAACAAAGTCTTTGATATTATAAAGCCTGGACTTTAGTGACCCACAGATAGCATACATATCTCTAAAAGAAGAGGAATAAGTTGGGGGTCCGtctttgtgttttatgagtGTGGTGAATCTGAAATACCTCCAATGCCGGCCTGTGTAGGTCAGGCTGGATGGTGTAGATTCCATTCTCTTTGATCCCGAGCCTGTAAATCTCTGCACAGTCCTGAGGATGGAACCTCTCCAAGGGGGCAACTGGGAACCACACAAAGTATATTTGTATTCAACTTAATAAGCAACAACTTTTCATGTGGTCCCTCCGGATGCCCTTACCTGTGGGTGGATATTGTGTGATGCTCTTCAGGAAAAGCAACaggtctctctccccctctcttcccacAGCCACACTCTCTGTCACCCCAGCGAGAGATTGAGTTATCAGTAAGACACAAGGGTTGGAAATAAAAGTTTTGCCTCTATATACTACACAGAGGGGTTCAAGTTTGTATCATGAATCTTCCTCACATTGTGAGCCAtacagtaggtgtgtgtgtctttgtgtgcttGTCAATTCAGTTTTTCTCATCCTTCTCAGTGCAGTTAAATTCCAATGCACTCACCTATGACCGACACTTAGCAGGCCtcattatgtttgtgtttactatgAGTGGGGGAGTGACTTTGCTggcatttctttgtgtgtgtgtgtgtgtgtgtgtgtgtgtgtgtgtgtgtgtgtgcgtgtgtttgtctgtgttttgcaGAGGTGGAGGATATAAATGTGTACTACTCACTGAGTCGTTTGGCCATCGCCCCAAGGGCCTGGCTGTGACAGTGGAGGTCACACTCTGTCAGCACAGCTGCCATTAGTGCCAGGATGGCTCCCAGAGAGTTGTTCTCCTGGCCCCCGTGACTCCAGGGGCCTCCTGTTTCCTGAAGAGAGCGCATGCAGCGCTGCAGCTGAACAAGACGCTCTTTGACACCTCCAGTCTGCAAAGACAGGGCTCACAGGTGATTCTTGATAAGACGCCAATTCCTCTTTATTCACAAAGGAAGATTCATGTCTGTTGAGTGAATAATGCTAAGATTTTAAATAACGAAAACAAAGCTGTGCATGTGCATTATCATGCATAAAGTTTGAAAGGAAAACTCATAGCTCAGTAGCATGTTTTGTGTCACACTCAATCTGTCTCTTACACTTACATCAGGCATTGTAGTCatgtccctcacacacacctgttgctGCATGAGGTCAGCACAACCATATGATGAGGACATTTTTAAAGCAGATCTAATTTTATCCCTTCTTTGATTGCTGACGGCCATTGCTCCATGTCTGTTCAGTGGTGCCAGGTTTACTGTGCCGACTGTCCCGTGAGAAAGGACCTGCTGACCTGTGCCAGATAGTACCCTGTTCGGTCTCCCTGACACACGTGCAGGAGTAGACAGGGTCTCAGCTCTGCTGCAGCATGCCTATCAATGTTTCTGAATCATCTCACTGTTACATGTCCAAGATTAAAAGTTGCATCATCTGGCTTTTCTTAGAATAACATTTGGAGATTTATAAACAATAGGTCTCAATGGGACTGCCACTATACTGTAGGTGATGTCACTCACCATAGGCTGAACCTGAGGAAACTCGTGCCTGTGCTCCACTATCCGAGGAACGTCTGAGATAGCCGGAAGTGAAACCCTCATCTTGCAGGAGGTTGTGCCACTTTGACCCTCACAGGCCCCAATACCCACTCCTGCTCCCGTCCTGGGCTGGATGGGTGCAGCCACCAGCATGTCTCTGCAGGAAGGGTGCGTGCAGTCTGGAGACGCTTCCGAGGACAGCAGTGCCACATACAGTGACAGCAGAGGAAGCAAACTGAGAGAACCGAGTGGAACCATAGGAAAATGCAGAAATGCAGGATCACCCTGACCTTTGTCTTCAACTCTTGAGCAGTGGTCAAGAAGGAAAACCTTCTTTCGTTTGtccttttgtttttgatgaTTCTTAGACAACTTTCTCTTCACTTTCGTTTATCTCAACAACTGCTTCTTCAGGTGGAGAGTGCTGACCTGTCCTTTTTGTTTAGATCTTGCTATTGTCGTCGTCCTCTGTCTTGTTTCCTACTATTTGTGATTCATTCatccttttcttctttattttttccctcAGTTCATCTCACTCCCAGTCCTCCTCTTTCGTGTGCTCTCTGTCTGTTAGTGAGGTTGCTTTGGCTCAGATTCCTAGATAACTGCGGCACTCTTTGCTGTCTGACACAGACTAATGCACCCaccccctgcacacacacacacacaccacacacacacgcacacac encodes the following:
- the si:ch211-157b11.8 gene encoding fibroleukin, which encodes MVPLGSLSLLPLLSLYVALLSSEASPDCTHPSCRDMLVAAPIQPRTGAGVGIGACEGQSGTTSCKMRVSLPAISDVPRIVEHRHEFPQVQPMTGGVKERLVQLQRCMRSLQETGGPWSHGGQENNSLGAILALMAAVLTECDLHCHSQALGAMAKRLKSVAVGREGERDLLLFLKSITQYPPTVAPLERFHPQDCAEIYRLGIKENGIYTIQPDLHRPALEAKCDMETTGGGWTVIQNRRDGSLDFNRTWQEYREGFGSPQGEHWLGNTALHALTSTGQHQLRIELEDWHQQKRHATYNNFKVASEAQRYRLTAREFSGDAGNALSYSKRYNHDSRSFSTADRDHDRYAAGNCGQYYGAGWWFDACLAANLNGRYYRGRYSGVTNGIYWGTWYILTDGRTGERYSFKRVEMKMRPRNFVRTS